In one window of Phycisphaerae bacterium DNA:
- a CDS encoding family 16 glycosylhydrolase has protein sequence MHRNKTCCVAFVLLAVATAVLCQAQTPVWSDEFDGTALDLNTWTYDVGGSGFGNQELQFYTARPENVWVADGHLVIQGLREPYEGKQFTSARLKTHGRFAFRYGTLEARIKIPNLQNGLWPAFWLLGQNIGQHTWPACGEIDILEMGHHQAILDGVVNRRVYAAAHWDYNGSYASYGNNITPPVDLNLDYHTYRLSWTPQMLTASLDGVPYWAMDITAIEPNSLEEFHRPMFILLNLAVGGINFVEILDPAQITAPFPAPYSVDWVRLYDNGYTELYYGDDTAESGNFGVFTETTPVENALQYDVDCDLFAWHNVTIAAAPPYEGDSAWRFHVAPGDWFGLGVFCRNDRNMRDYSDGYLHLHMKTTGTMTLGIGIKSSAAGESWLNLVNGGEQFGLVRDGQWHEVLIPLNRFGNIDFNTIGQAFMLRGIGQPGAFDIDVDNVYWSPSVPRPTPEYGNYGIYTETAAHKTAGEAVLGVDEDFWIWENTLQAMTPHPYEGTTCLSLQSTPGLNWFGAAFMPRIKHNLTAFRYPQSRLHFALKTTSTVTFKIGMKSGNVEHIGQKWITFANGQDPYGFVRDGQWHVVEIPMSDFTGVDLRQVSQIFELLGTNGPISNIEIDDVCLLNGGAAEQTLLVGDLNCDGVISFGDINPFVLALTNPTLWQATYPDCDLDAGDINTNGTFGFDDINPFVLLLSGGR, from the coding sequence ATGCACCGCAACAAGACATGCTGCGTAGCGTTCGTTCTGCTGGCCGTGGCCACGGCTGTGCTGTGCCAGGCGCAGACGCCGGTCTGGTCCGACGAGTTCGACGGTACCGCGCTGGACCTGAACACCTGGACCTACGACGTCGGCGGCAGCGGTTTCGGCAACCAGGAGCTCCAGTTCTACACCGCCCGACCCGAGAACGTGTGGGTCGCGGACGGCCACCTCGTCATCCAGGGCCTGCGCGAGCCGTACGAAGGCAAGCAGTTCACGTCCGCGCGGCTCAAGACGCACGGCCGTTTCGCCTTCCGCTACGGCACGCTCGAGGCCCGCATCAAGATCCCCAACCTGCAGAACGGCCTGTGGCCCGCCTTCTGGCTGCTGGGGCAGAACATCGGGCAGCACACCTGGCCGGCGTGCGGCGAAATCGACATCCTCGAGATGGGTCATCATCAGGCCATCCTCGACGGCGTCGTGAACCGCCGCGTGTACGCCGCCGCCCATTGGGACTACAACGGCTCCTACGCCTCCTACGGCAACAACATCACGCCGCCCGTCGATCTCAACCTGGACTACCACACGTACAGGCTGAGCTGGACGCCGCAGATGCTTACCGCGTCGCTGGATGGTGTGCCGTACTGGGCAATGGACATCACTGCGATCGAGCCAAACTCGCTCGAAGAGTTTCATCGCCCGATGTTCATCCTGCTGAATCTCGCGGTCGGTGGCATCAACTTCGTCGAGATCCTCGACCCCGCGCAGATCACGGCCCCCTTCCCCGCGCCGTACAGCGTGGACTGGGTCCGGCTGTACGACAACGGCTACACCGAGCTCTATTACGGCGACGACACCGCGGAGTCGGGCAACTTCGGCGTCTTCACCGAGACAACGCCGGTGGAGAACGCGCTCCAGTACGACGTGGACTGCGACCTCTTTGCGTGGCACAACGTCACGATCGCCGCCGCGCCGCCGTACGAAGGCGACAGCGCCTGGCGCTTCCACGTCGCCCCCGGCGACTGGTTCGGCCTCGGCGTCTTCTGCCGCAACGACCGCAACATGCGCGACTACTCCGACGGCTACCTGCACCTGCACATGAAGACCACCGGCACGATGACGCTCGGCATCGGCATCAAGAGTTCGGCGGCTGGCGAAAGCTGGCTCAACCTCGTCAATGGCGGCGAGCAGTTCGGCCTGGTGCGCGACGGGCAGTGGCACGAGGTCCTGATTCCGCTCAACCGTTTCGGCAACATCGACTTCAACACGATCGGCCAGGCCTTCATGCTGCGCGGCATTGGCCAGCCCGGCGCGTTCGATATCGACGTCGACAACGTCTACTGGTCGCCTAGCGTCCCGCGGCCCACGCCCGAGTACGGCAACTATGGCATTTACACCGAGACCGCCGCCCACAAGACCGCGGGCGAGGCGGTGCTCGGCGTCGACGAGGATTTCTGGATCTGGGAAAACACGCTGCAGGCCATGACGCCGCACCCGTACGAGGGCACGACCTGCCTGTCACTGCAGAGCACGCCCGGGCTCAACTGGTTCGGGGCCGCGTTCATGCCGCGCATCAAGCACAACCTGACCGCGTTCCGCTATCCGCAGAGCCGCCTGCACTTCGCCCTGAAGACCACGTCCACCGTGACCTTCAAGATCGGCATGAAGAGCGGGAACGTCGAGCACATCGGGCAGAAGTGGATCACGTTCGCCAACGGGCAAGACCCCTACGGCTTCGTCCGCGACGGACAGTGGCACGTGGTCGAGATTCCCATGAGCGATTTCACCGGCGTGGACCTGCGGCAGGTCAGCCAGATCTTCGAGCTGCTCGGCACCAACGGCCCGATCTCGAACATCGAGATCGATGACGTGTGCCTGCTCAACGGCGGGGCCGCGGAGCAGACGCTGCTGGTCGGCGACCTGAACTGCGACGGCGTCATCAGCTTTGGCGACATCAATCCGTTCGTGCTGGCGCTCACCAACCCGACACTGTGGCAGGCCACGTACCCGGATTGCGACCTGGACGCCGGCGACATCAACACGAACGGCACGTTCGGCTTTGACGACATCAACCCGTTTGTGCTGCTGCTGAGCGGCGGCCGATGA
- a CDS encoding class I SAM-dependent methyltransferase: MTRTPSAEPLHSERHATIRRAARAHFDRWALSYDRSWLNELVFFPAVRACYEEIARWQSTRASGPYRLLDVGCGTGTLITLLSEQPNAAQLIGLDYSAEMVRHLADKVGAVPHAAKLHAVQGDAERLPFNDETFDVLTCCNSFHHYPHQPAVIREFRRVLRPGGLLLLVDGFRDNVVGWVVFDVAVSHVETNVHHASWSETRDMITAAGFATLRQRKMGVLAPLLVNVAVR, encoded by the coding sequence ATGACCCGCACCCCATCGGCCGAGCCGCTGCATTCCGAACGCCACGCGACGATCCGCCGTGCGGCCCGCGCCCACTTCGACCGCTGGGCGCTGAGCTATGACCGGTCGTGGCTGAACGAGCTGGTCTTCTTCCCGGCGGTGCGGGCGTGCTACGAAGAAATCGCGCGCTGGCAGAGTACCCGTGCGTCAGGGCCCTATCGGCTGCTCGACGTCGGCTGTGGCACGGGCACGCTAATCACGCTCCTGTCTGAGCAGCCCAACGCGGCCCAGCTCATCGGCCTCGATTATTCGGCCGAGATGGTCCGCCACCTCGCGGACAAAGTCGGTGCCGTGCCGCACGCCGCCAAGCTGCACGCCGTCCAGGGCGACGCCGAGCGGCTGCCGTTCAACGACGAGACGTTCGACGTGCTGACCTGCTGTAATTCCTTCCACCACTACCCGCACCAGCCGGCGGTTATCCGCGAGTTCCGGCGCGTCCTGCGTCCGGGTGGCCTGCTGCTGCTGGTGGACGGCTTCCGGGATAACGTCGTGGGCTGGGTCGTCTTTGACGTGGCCGTGTCCCACGTGGAAACGAACGTGCATCACGCGAGCTGGAGCGAGACGCGCGACATGATCACCGCCGCCGGCTTCGCGACGCTCCGCCAGCGCAAAATGGGCGTGCTGGCGCCGCTGCTGGTGAACGTGGCCGTGCGGTGA
- a CDS encoding TIGR00266 family protein: MTDMSQAEWFYAENGQAVGPLTQEVLLSRLPSLQGGDTLVYGPGLSSWTAARHIAGLRGPAPDITAVRPPVPTGRRSDVIDYKITGDDMQFVEVELDPGETVIADAGAMMYMTSAIRMETVFGDPSAQDQGLLGKVFAAGKRVLTGESLFMTTFKNGGSNKQQVAFAAPYPGKIVPMDLGQLGGELLCQKNSFLCAARGVSIGVAFTKRLGAGLFGGEGFILQRLTGDGLAFVHAGGTLHQRRLQPGETLRVDTGCIVAFQPSVTYDIKFVGGLKNTLFGGEGLFFATLTGPGDIWLQSLPFVRLADRIHATGGVAGKQTGEGSILGGLGKILDGN; encoded by the coding sequence ATGACCGATATGTCCCAGGCTGAATGGTTCTACGCGGAAAACGGGCAGGCCGTTGGGCCGCTCACCCAGGAGGTCCTGCTCAGCCGGCTGCCCAGCCTGCAGGGCGGTGACACGCTCGTCTACGGCCCCGGACTCAGCTCGTGGACCGCCGCCCGGCACATCGCGGGCCTGCGCGGCCCGGCACCGGACATCACCGCCGTTCGGCCCCCCGTCCCCACCGGCCGCCGCAGCGACGTAATCGACTACAAGATCACCGGCGACGACATGCAGTTCGTGGAGGTGGAGCTGGACCCCGGTGAGACGGTCATCGCCGACGCGGGCGCCATGATGTACATGACGTCCGCCATCCGGATGGAGACCGTGTTCGGCGACCCCAGCGCCCAGGACCAGGGCCTGCTCGGCAAGGTCTTCGCCGCCGGCAAACGCGTCCTGACGGGCGAATCACTGTTCATGACCACGTTCAAGAACGGCGGCTCGAACAAGCAGCAGGTGGCGTTCGCGGCCCCCTACCCCGGGAAGATCGTCCCGATGGATCTCGGGCAACTCGGCGGCGAACTGCTCTGCCAGAAGAACTCGTTCCTCTGCGCCGCCCGTGGTGTCAGCATCGGCGTCGCCTTCACCAAGCGCCTCGGCGCCGGGCTCTTCGGCGGTGAAGGCTTCATCCTCCAGCGCCTGACCGGCGACGGGCTGGCCTTCGTCCACGCCGGCGGCACCCTGCACCAGCGCCGCCTGCAGCCTGGCGAGACCCTGCGCGTCGACACCGGCTGCATCGTCGCGTTTCAGCCGTCCGTGACTTACGACATCAAGTTCGTCGGCGGCCTGAAGAACACGCTCTTCGGCGGCGAGGGCCTGTTCTTCGCGACGCTCACCGGCCCCGGCGACATCTGGCTCCAATCGCTCCCGTTCGTGCGCCTCGCCGACCGCATCCACGCCACCGGCGGCGTGGCCGGTAAGCAGACCGGCGAAGGCAGCATTCTCGGCGGGTTGGGCAAGATCCTCGACGGCAATTAG
- a CDS encoding ABC-F family ATP-binding cassette domain-containing protein has product MIRLQNVAKQFGARVVLEDVTLDLHSNQIAALVGANGVGKTTLFRLIAGQFPPDSGTVTVSKGLEVGYLPQEPDIAAGATLRDAVAEAFADLVELERKLQRLSEQIAAEHDAPHLHDLMAQYDRLRARFEAAGGYTFETRLNEVLGGLGFTVADYDLPVTALSGGQKCRAALAKLLLQERQFLLLDEPTNHLDIDAVRWLEKFLAGHHGGAVIVSHDRYLLDRLAERTIECVGRGVRSYPGNYTNFVQAREVRRLTQQREYEKDREFIAKEQEFIARHLAGQRTKEAQGRRTRLERRIKAGEFTLERPDEQQLVKLEFSGAKPAKGGATKRVKELIRLEGLRKQYGDKLLFADLDLTVYTGQRLGITGPNGTGKTTLLRIILGQVAPDAGSVYVAPAERIGYFAQDSEELDPDKTIVDEICAVRPDFLERDARHYAGRFLFTDEDPFKKVRQLSGGEQSRVRFMKLMLAAPEVLILDEPTNHLDIPSREALEAALLEFPGTIITVSHDRYFLDRIAERLLVMRLEEVKLYSGNYSYYIAQIESARAAEEAAREAERAVAREKAERARGRGKRRNADGTEVRSPYAKLRVEELEALITEREQRLAKLQERFGDPQVYRDPAAITQLRAEYDMLREELTAAEEAWLEKMDK; this is encoded by the coding sequence GTGATCCGGCTACAGAACGTCGCCAAGCAATTCGGGGCGCGGGTCGTCCTCGAAGACGTGACACTGGACCTGCACTCCAACCAGATCGCGGCGCTGGTGGGCGCCAACGGGGTCGGCAAGACCACGCTCTTCCGGCTGATCGCCGGCCAGTTTCCGCCGGACAGCGGGACGGTTACGGTCTCCAAGGGGCTGGAGGTGGGCTATCTGCCGCAGGAGCCGGACATCGCGGCGGGGGCGACGCTGCGGGACGCGGTGGCCGAAGCCTTTGCGGACCTGGTCGAGCTGGAACGCAAGCTGCAGCGCCTGTCCGAGCAGATCGCCGCCGAGCACGACGCCCCGCACCTGCACGACCTGATGGCCCAGTATGACCGCCTGCGGGCACGGTTCGAGGCGGCCGGCGGGTACACCTTCGAGACACGGCTCAACGAGGTGCTGGGCGGGCTGGGCTTCACCGTCGCGGATTACGACCTGCCGGTCACGGCGCTGTCCGGCGGGCAGAAGTGCCGAGCGGCGCTGGCGAAGCTACTGTTGCAGGAGCGGCAGTTCCTTTTGCTCGACGAGCCGACCAATCACCTGGACATCGACGCCGTGCGGTGGCTGGAGAAGTTCCTGGCCGGGCATCACGGCGGGGCGGTGATCGTCTCGCACGACCGGTACCTGCTGGACCGGCTGGCGGAGCGGACGATCGAGTGCGTCGGGCGCGGCGTGCGTTCGTATCCAGGCAACTACACGAATTTCGTGCAGGCCCGCGAGGTCCGGCGGCTGACGCAGCAGCGCGAGTACGAGAAAGACCGCGAGTTCATCGCCAAGGAGCAGGAGTTCATCGCGCGGCATCTCGCCGGACAGCGCACGAAGGAGGCCCAGGGACGCCGGACGCGGTTGGAACGCCGGATCAAGGCCGGCGAGTTCACGCTCGAGCGCCCGGATGAGCAGCAGTTGGTGAAGCTGGAGTTCTCGGGTGCGAAGCCAGCCAAGGGAGGGGCGACGAAGCGCGTCAAGGAGCTCATCCGCCTGGAGGGCCTGCGCAAGCAGTACGGCGACAAGCTGCTGTTTGCCGACCTCGACCTGACGGTGTACACGGGGCAGCGGCTGGGCATCACGGGGCCGAACGGGACGGGCAAGACGACGCTGCTGCGGATCATTCTGGGCCAGGTGGCGCCCGACGCGGGCAGCGTGTACGTTGCGCCGGCGGAGCGGATTGGCTATTTCGCGCAGGACTCGGAGGAACTTGACCCGGACAAGACGATCGTGGACGAGATCTGTGCGGTGCGGCCGGATTTCCTGGAACGCGACGCGCGGCACTACGCTGGGCGGTTTTTGTTCACGGACGAGGACCCGTTCAAGAAGGTGCGGCAGCTTTCAGGCGGGGAGCAGTCGCGCGTGCGGTTCATGAAGCTGATGCTCGCGGCGCCCGAAGTGCTGATTCTCGACGAGCCGACGAACCACCTGGACATTCCGTCGCGCGAGGCGCTGGAGGCGGCACTGCTGGAGTTCCCCGGGACGATCATCACCGTGAGCCACGACCGCTACTTCCTGGACCGGATCGCCGAGCGGCTGCTCGTGATGCGGCTGGAGGAGGTGAAGCTCTACAGCGGCAATTACTCGTACTATATCGCGCAAATCGAGTCGGCGCGGGCAGCGGAGGAGGCGGCGCGCGAGGCCGAGCGTGCGGTGGCACGGGAGAAGGCGGAACGGGCCCGCGGGCGTGGTAAGCGCCGGAATGCGGACGGCACGGAGGTGCGCTCGCCGTACGCGAAGCTGAGGGTGGAAGAGCTGGAGGCGCTCATCACCGAGCGCGAGCAGCGCCTGGCGAAGCTGCAGGAGCGTTTCGGCGATCCGCAGGTCTACCGCGACCCGGCGGCGATCACGCAGTTGCGGGCAGAGTATGACATGCTGCGAGAAGAACTCACCGCAGCCGAGGAAGCTTGGCTTGAGAAGATGGACAAGTAG
- a CDS encoding PD40 domain-containing protein, with the protein MPRTSRVFLISFTAVLLTTLATSPAARADRRPHAGMMRYPDVSVTQIVFSYRGGLWLVPRDGGLATPLTSPGVGAAFPRFSPDGRSVAFAANYGGNQDLYTIPLEGGVPVCVTHHPTGEILCDWTPDGQRLLFFASGYGGLARQQDLLTVAVTGGMPEKLPVPYGALGSISPDGTWLAYTPHTVDFSTWKRYMGGMATDIWLFNLRDHTSKKITDWAGTDSQPMWHGEKIYYLSDDGPTHRMNIWVYDTKSGQRAAVTDFKDFDVKWPAIGPGPTGDGEIVFQNGAKLYLLDLKTGRSRSIDVMVPGDLPAIRPQHTDVRGFIASSDISATGKRAVFEARGDIWTVPAEKGSPRNLTRTSGVAERSPSWSPDGRWIVYFSDATGEYELYLRQSDGQGEARQLTHDGNAYRIYTTWSPDSKHILFTDKTGALYLYTLPSDIGAEKKDADADKDAGTQPTTAAGEVKLIDTDPWAAQPQASWSHDSNWIAYSRTGDITQMSIWLYHVPTAEKHQVTTGMFNDSWPAFDRKGDYLYFASNRRFENPIYEDIGNSFVYTSTDTLVVVPLRAEVGSPWAPKSDEETWKDDAKDKEKDKEEKKEGESKPKEQPKDDAAPKADEEQSAEKPADQAAAESKPADKADEKKDDKKDEKKPLKIELDDFELRAVLLPVPPGAFTHLAVNSDGKLLYVRQGRRGRDGPPAIKLFDIHDEKKEEKTVLDGSGGFSLSADGKKLLVAKDGTFAIVDAAADQKFEKTLPLDGLSALIDPRAEWRQLFIEAWRLQRDFFYDPNMHGVNWPAMRDHYIKMIDDCVSRADVTYVIRELIAELNVGHAYYWGGGPDDTREVPVGLLGCDFELQGGAYRIQKIIHGGVFDLDARGPLSQPGINVREGDYLLALNGVPIDVTQDPWAAFQALPPGRTVTLTVSDKPVLELKPATAPATGEKKEGDEKDKDKDEKSEETGPTYTGQRDVLVTLIDSGRDMELRYRAWVEKNRAYVAQQSNNQIGYIHVPDTGIDGQNELFRQFYGQRGKAALIIDERWNGGGQLPHRFIELLNRPMTNYWARRDGRDWPSPDDAHPGPKCMLINGLAGSGGDAFPFYFRQARLGKLIGMRTWGGLVGISGNPSLIDGAVVTVPTFAFFKLNGTWGVEGHGVDPDVEVIDDPALMVDGGDPQLDQAIELMKTEIARNPYVPPKRPPYPDRSGMGVPEKDR; encoded by the coding sequence ATGCCACGTACGTCGCGCGTGTTTCTGATTTCGTTCACGGCTGTCCTGTTGACGACGCTTGCCACGTCGCCCGCGGCCCGGGCCGATCGACGCCCCCACGCGGGGATGATGCGCTACCCCGACGTCAGCGTCACTCAAATCGTCTTCTCGTACCGAGGTGGTTTGTGGCTCGTACCGCGCGACGGCGGCCTGGCCACGCCGCTGACCAGCCCCGGCGTCGGCGCTGCGTTCCCGCGCTTCAGCCCGGATGGCAGAAGCGTGGCCTTTGCCGCGAACTACGGCGGCAACCAGGATTTGTATACCATTCCGCTCGAGGGCGGCGTGCCCGTGTGTGTCACCCATCACCCCACGGGCGAAATCCTCTGCGACTGGACCCCGGATGGCCAGCGCCTGTTGTTCTTCGCCTCCGGCTACGGCGGCCTGGCGCGCCAGCAAGACCTCCTGACCGTCGCGGTTACGGGAGGGATGCCTGAGAAGCTGCCGGTGCCCTACGGCGCGCTCGGCTCCATCAGCCCCGATGGCACCTGGCTCGCATACACGCCGCACACGGTCGATTTCTCGACGTGGAAGCGCTACATGGGTGGCATGGCAACCGACATCTGGCTTTTCAATCTCCGCGACCACACGTCGAAGAAGATCACCGACTGGGCGGGCACCGACAGCCAGCCCATGTGGCATGGCGAGAAGATCTACTATCTCTCCGATGACGGCCCCACGCACCGCATGAATATCTGGGTCTATGACACCAAGAGCGGCCAGCGCGCGGCGGTCACAGACTTCAAGGACTTCGACGTGAAGTGGCCCGCGATCGGCCCCGGCCCCACCGGCGATGGCGAGATCGTCTTCCAGAACGGCGCCAAGCTCTACCTGCTTGATCTCAAGACCGGCCGCAGCCGCAGCATCGATGTCATGGTCCCCGGCGACCTGCCGGCAATCCGGCCGCAGCACACGGACGTGCGGGGCTTCATCGCCAGCAGCGACATCTCCGCCACCGGCAAGCGCGCCGTCTTCGAGGCCCGCGGCGACATCTGGACCGTGCCGGCCGAGAAAGGCTCGCCGCGCAACCTCACGCGCACCAGCGGCGTCGCCGAGCGCTCGCCGAGCTGGAGCCCCGACGGTCGTTGGATTGTGTACTTCTCCGACGCCACCGGCGAGTACGAGCTCTACCTCCGGCAATCCGACGGCCAGGGTGAGGCGCGCCAACTGACGCATGATGGCAACGCCTATCGCATCTACACGACGTGGTCGCCGGATTCCAAGCACATACTGTTCACGGACAAGACTGGCGCGCTGTACCTGTACACGTTGCCGAGCGACATCGGAGCGGAGAAGAAGGACGCCGACGCGGACAAGGACGCCGGCACGCAGCCGACCACCGCGGCCGGCGAGGTGAAACTCATCGACACGGACCCCTGGGCCGCACAGCCACAAGCGAGCTGGTCGCACGACTCCAACTGGATCGCATATTCCCGCACTGGCGACATCACGCAGATGTCCATCTGGCTGTATCACGTGCCGACGGCCGAAAAGCACCAGGTGACCACCGGCATGTTCAATGACAGTTGGCCGGCGTTCGATCGCAAGGGCGACTATCTGTACTTCGCGAGCAACCGACGCTTCGAGAACCCGATCTACGAGGACATTGGTAACTCGTTCGTCTACACATCGACCGACACGCTGGTCGTCGTCCCGCTGCGCGCGGAGGTCGGCTCGCCCTGGGCGCCGAAGAGCGACGAAGAGACCTGGAAGGACGACGCCAAGGACAAAGAGAAGGACAAAGAGGAGAAGAAGGAAGGCGAGAGCAAGCCCAAGGAGCAGCCCAAGGACGACGCGGCTCCGAAAGCAGATGAGGAGCAGTCCGCCGAAAAACCCGCGGACCAGGCAGCGGCCGAGTCCAAGCCGGCGGATAAGGCGGACGAGAAGAAGGACGACAAAAAGGACGAAAAGAAGCCGCTCAAGATCGAGCTTGACGACTTCGAGCTGCGCGCCGTTCTGCTACCGGTCCCGCCGGGTGCATTCACTCACCTCGCGGTCAACTCCGATGGCAAGCTCCTGTACGTGCGCCAGGGCCGCCGCGGCCGCGACGGACCGCCGGCCATCAAGCTCTTCGACATCCACGACGAGAAAAAGGAGGAGAAGACGGTCCTCGACGGCTCTGGCGGCTTCAGCCTGTCCGCCGACGGCAAAAAGCTGCTGGTCGCCAAGGACGGCACGTTCGCCATCGTCGACGCGGCAGCGGACCAGAAGTTCGAAAAGACGCTGCCGCTCGACGGCCTGAGCGCGCTCATCGACCCGCGCGCCGAGTGGCGGCAGCTCTTCATCGAGGCCTGGCGCCTGCAACGCGATTTCTTCTATGACCCCAACATGCACGGCGTGAACTGGCCGGCGATGCGCGACCACTACATCAAGATGATCGACGACTGCGTGTCGCGCGCCGACGTGACCTATGTCATCCGCGAGCTCATCGCCGAGCTGAACGTCGGCCACGCCTATTACTGGGGCGGCGGCCCCGACGACACGCGCGAAGTGCCCGTCGGTCTCCTCGGCTGCGACTTCGAGCTGCAGGGCGGCGCCTACCGGATCCAGAAGATCATCCACGGCGGCGTGTTCGACCTCGACGCCCGCGGCCCGCTCAGCCAGCCGGGCATCAACGTGCGCGAGGGCGACTACCTGCTGGCGCTCAACGGCGTGCCCATCGACGTGACGCAGGACCCCTGGGCCGCGTTCCAGGCCCTGCCGCCCGGCCGCACCGTGACGCTCACCGTCAGCGACAAGCCCGTCCTCGAGCTCAAGCCCGCCACCGCGCCTGCCACCGGCGAGAAGAAGGAAGGCGACGAAAAAGACAAAGACAAGGACGAGAAATCCGAGGAAACCGGCCCGACCTACACCGGCCAGCGCGACGTGCTCGTCACGCTCATCGACAGCGGCCGCGACATGGAGCTGCGCTACCGTGCCTGGGTCGAAAAGAACCGGGCCTACGTGGCGCAGCAGTCAAACAACCAGATCGGCTACATCCATGTGCCCGACACCGGCATCGACGGCCAGAACGAGCTGTTCCGCCAGTTCTACGGCCAGCGCGGCAAGGCTGCCCTGATTATCGACGAACGCTGGAACGGCGGCGGCCAACTCCCTCACCGCTTCATCGAGCTGCTCAACCGCCCGATGACGAATTACTGGGCACGCCGTGACGGCCGCGACTGGCCCAGCCCCGACGACGCCCACCCCGGCCCGAAGTGCATGCTCATTAACGGCTTGGCCGGCTCCGGCGGCGACGCGTTCCCGTTCTATTTCCGTCAGGCCCGGCTCGGAAAGCTGATCGGCATGCGCACGTGGGGCGGTCTCGTCGGCATCAGCGGCAACCCGAGCCTCATCGACGGCGCCGTCGTCACCGTCCCCACCTTCGCCTTCTTCAAGCTAAACGGCACGTGGGGCGTCGAAGGCCACGGCGTGGACCCGGATGTCGAGGTAATTGACGACCCGGCCTTGATGGTGGACGGCGGCGACCCGCAACTGGACCAGGCGATCGAGCTGATGAAGACCGAGATTGCCCGGAACCCGTACGTACCGCCGAAGCGTCCGCCTTACCCGGACCGCAGCGGTATGGGTGTGCCGGAGAAGGACCGGTAG
- a CDS encoding STAS domain-containing protein, protein MSVQQWSETVVLGELGDDPQFTDDLAAIVDQCTRDPRQDVLINLNAVNYLNSSNIAQLLKLRKLVMITNQRRLKLAGVNTQVWGVFLVTGLDRIFEFVDDVPSGLASLQMGD, encoded by the coding sequence ATGTCCGTCCAACAGTGGTCCGAGACCGTCGTGCTGGGTGAGTTGGGGGATGATCCGCAGTTCACGGATGACCTGGCGGCGATCGTCGACCAGTGCACGCGCGACCCGCGCCAGGACGTGCTCATCAATCTGAACGCGGTCAACTACCTGAACTCGTCCAACATCGCCCAACTGCTGAAGCTGCGGAAACTGGTGATGATCACCAACCAGCGCCGCCTGAAGCTGGCCGGTGTGAACACGCAAGTCTGGGGCGTGTTCCTGGTCACCGGGCTCGACCGCATCTTCGAGTTCGTGGACGACGTGCCTAGCGGGTTGGCCAGCCTGCAGATGGGGGACTGA
- a CDS encoding HNH endonuclease: protein MMIAAESALSANVLLLNRLYMAVRVVSARRALTLLYRELAEVVSVDDGQYLAYDFNDWVEVSQAKRQFEPERYDWVRTVRFQIAVPKIIRLLGYDKLPAVGVKLNRRNLFARDQNRCQYCGKRYATTELSLDHVIPRSQGGDNSWENIVCACIHCNVKKGGRTPQQAHMTLINHPVKPKRSPVLTIKLSDSKYASWKQFLDFAYWNVELK, encoded by the coding sequence ATGATGATCGCCGCCGAGTCGGCCCTGTCGGCAAACGTGCTCCTGCTCAATCGGCTGTACATGGCCGTGCGGGTGGTGAGTGCGCGCCGCGCGCTGACGCTGCTGTATCGCGAACTGGCGGAGGTCGTCTCGGTCGATGACGGCCAGTATCTCGCGTACGACTTCAACGACTGGGTGGAGGTCAGCCAGGCCAAGCGCCAGTTCGAGCCGGAGCGCTACGACTGGGTGCGGACGGTGCGCTTCCAGATCGCCGTCCCAAAGATCATCCGCCTGCTCGGCTACGACAAGCTGCCGGCGGTGGGCGTCAAGCTCAACCGCCGGAACCTGTTCGCGCGCGATCAGAACCGCTGCCAGTATTGCGGGAAGCGGTATGCGACCACGGAGTTGAGTTTGGATCACGTCATTCCGCGGTCGCAGGGCGGCGACAACTCGTGGGAAAACATTGTCTGTGCCTGCATCCACTGCAACGTGAAGAAGGGCGGCCGCACGCCACAGCAGGCGCACATGACGCTCATCAACCACCCGGTGAAGCCGAAGCGCTCGCCGGTCCTGACCATCAAGCTCTCGGACTCGAAGTACGCGAGCTGGAAGCAATTCCTCGATTTTGCCTACTGGAACGTGGAGCTGAAGTAA